The Deinococcus sonorensis KR-87 genome includes a window with the following:
- a CDS encoding LptF/LptG family permease: MRLTRYVTGELLPPLLAGVALFTSVLSFGYFFVSAQWLAGVPLTLIARWIGYQIPDTLVKVFPMAVVLMVVVAFGRLAAERELVAIQSGGIGLGRVARPVAVTAALVAALALWLSLWVAPRLNVESRGLYWDTLTGAGLSQLVGRQVDLGGGLSLSLGGYDPATRRLTQVRLERWGRDAPRQGTLIFADSGTFEQNVLRLQGYSVYTVDYAQVNRLTQVPQGDPQALQQAVQQVFTAVNVPASTSDVLTLDTGLTRTQTLAQYADTIGADANGWAELVGVLRAPDRTPAERQQARRELNRKLALPVGNLVLALAALPFALRYGRSLGVSLGIALLTSVAYYLVFFVGLTVAGAVPALTELGIWFANLLFAALGLWQLRRA; the protein is encoded by the coding sequence TTGAGGCTCACCCGCTACGTCACCGGGGAGCTGCTCCCGCCGCTGTTGGCGGGGGTGGCGCTCTTCACATCGGTGCTCTCGTTTGGCTACTTCTTTGTGAGCGCGCAGTGGCTGGCCGGGGTGCCGCTGACCCTGATCGCGCGCTGGATCGGGTATCAGATTCCCGACACGCTGGTCAAGGTGTTCCCGATGGCCGTGGTGCTGATGGTGGTGGTGGCCTTCGGGCGGCTGGCTGCCGAGCGCGAACTGGTGGCCATTCAGTCGGGCGGCATCGGGCTAGGGCGGGTGGCGCGGCCGGTGGCGGTCACGGCGGCGCTGGTGGCCGCGTTGGCGCTGTGGCTCTCGCTGTGGGTGGCCCCGCGCCTGAACGTGGAGTCGCGCGGGCTCTACTGGGACACCCTGACCGGCGCGGGGCTGTCGCAGTTGGTCGGGCGGCAGGTGGACCTGGGCGGCGGCCTGAGCCTGTCGCTGGGCGGCTATGACCCCGCCACCCGGCGGTTGACCCAGGTGCGGCTGGAGCGCTGGGGCCGCGACGCCCCGCGTCAGGGCACCCTGATCTTCGCCGACAGCGGCACCTTCGAGCAGAACGTGCTGCGGCTGCAGGGTTACAGCGTCTACACCGTGGACTACGCGCAGGTGAACCGGCTCACCCAGGTGCCGCAGGGCGACCCGCAGGCGCTGCAGCAGGCGGTGCAGCAGGTGTTCACGGCCGTGAACGTGCCGGCCAGCACCAGCGACGTCCTGACGCTCGACACCGGACTGACCCGCACCCAGACGCTGGCGCAGTACGCCGACACCATCGGCGCCGACGCCAACGGCTGGGCGGAACTGGTGGGGGTGCTGCGCGCGCCGGACCGCACCCCGGCCGAGCGGCAGCAGGCCCGCCGCGAACTGAACCGCAAGCTGGCGCTGCCGGTGGGCAACCTGGTGCTGGCGCTGGCCGCCCTGCCGTTCGCGCTGCGCTACGGCCGCTCTTTGGGCGTATCGCTGGGCATCGCGCTGCTCACCTCGGTGGCGTACTACCTGGTGTTCTTCGTGGGGCTGACGGTGGCGGGCGCGGTGCCGGCCCTGACCGAGCTGGGCATCTGGTTCGCCAACCTGCTGTTCGCTGCGCTGGGCCTGTGGCAGCTGAGGCGCGCGTGA
- a CDS encoding PadR family transcriptional regulator, with the protein MTDASRTSLGPTSYIVLGMLSQHGPATSYDLKRWVDESVGYFWSFPRSQLYAEPQRLAAAGLLQEQQEPDGRRRRVYRLTEAGQAALTAWLATPAGSGELRDPGLLKLFFAPQDDRALQRAIAAEQLSLHQTRLDEYRHIMTVLCGPDEQQAAHALRMGLLYEEASVQFWSGLLAEPAPAG; encoded by the coding sequence GTGACCGATGCAAGCCGCACCTCTCTGGGTCCCACCTCCTACATCGTGCTGGGCATGCTGTCGCAGCACGGCCCGGCCACCTCCTACGACCTGAAACGCTGGGTGGACGAGTCGGTCGGGTACTTCTGGAGTTTTCCCCGGTCGCAGCTGTACGCCGAACCGCAGCGGCTGGCCGCCGCCGGACTGCTTCAGGAGCAGCAGGAGCCGGATGGACGGCGCCGCAGGGTGTACCGGCTGACCGAAGCCGGACAGGCGGCGCTGACCGCCTGGCTCGCCACGCCCGCCGGCAGTGGAGAACTGCGCGACCCCGGGCTGCTGAAGCTGTTCTTCGCCCCGCAGGACGACCGCGCCCTGCAGCGCGCCATTGCCGCCGAGCAGCTGAGCCTGCACCAGACCCGGCTGGACGAGTACCGGCACATCATGACGGTGCTGTGCGGCCCGGACGAGCAGCAGGCGGCCCACGCCCTGCGGATGGGCCTGCTGTACGAGGAGGCCTCGGTGCAGTTCTGGTCCGGCCTGCTGGCCGAACCGGCACCCGCCGGCTGA
- a CDS encoding enoyl-CoA hydratase/isomerase family protein: MSQPILSELKQRVLTLTLNRPETLNSANDELLLQLTGAIRDAGQAPEVRVVVLTGAGRGFCTGADLGQMNGAAAPDRFSQHLQHTFNPLMLAIRQLPKPLITAVNGVAAGAGASIALGGDIRLWSAQASLVELFSNIGLVPDAGSTWLLPRLVGPQRAFELMALAEKVLPDEALRLGLCERVFPAERFHEDVQQYAERLAARPATALRLTKQALWEGQLGSFEEALLREARLQDQAGASWEHAEGVQAFKEKRAPDFLTQK; this comes from the coding sequence ATGTCACAACCGATCCTCAGCGAGCTCAAGCAGCGGGTCCTGACCCTGACCCTGAACCGTCCGGAGACGCTCAACAGTGCCAATGACGAGCTGCTGCTGCAGCTGACCGGGGCGATCCGGGACGCCGGGCAGGCGCCGGAGGTGCGGGTGGTGGTGCTGACCGGCGCGGGCCGCGGCTTCTGCACCGGCGCCGACCTGGGCCAGATGAACGGTGCGGCCGCCCCCGACCGCTTCAGCCAGCACCTGCAGCACACCTTCAACCCGCTGATGCTGGCGATCCGGCAGCTGCCCAAGCCGCTGATCACGGCCGTGAACGGCGTGGCGGCCGGGGCCGGGGCCAGCATCGCGCTGGGCGGCGACATCCGGCTGTGGTCGGCCCAGGCCAGTCTGGTGGAGCTGTTTTCGAACATCGGACTGGTGCCGGACGCGGGCAGCACCTGGCTGCTGCCCCGGCTGGTGGGCCCGCAGCGCGCCTTCGAGCTGATGGCGCTGGCGGAAAAGGTGCTGCCGGATGAGGCGCTGCGGCTGGGCCTGTGCGAGCGGGTGTTTCCGGCCGAACGCTTTCACGAGGACGTGCAGCAGTACGCCGAGCGGCTGGCGGCGCGGCCGGCCACCGCGCTGCGGCTCACCAAGCAGGCGCTGTGGGAGGGGCAGCTGGGCAGCTTTGAGGAGGCCCTGCTGCGCGAAGCCCGCCTGCAGGATCAGGCGGGGGCCAGCTGGGAACACGCCGAGGGCGTGCAGGCGTTCAAAGAGAAGCGGGCGCCGGATTTTCTGACGCAGAAGTAG
- a CDS encoding MBL fold metallo-hydrolase → MTRSRFPAPTSYGRLRVASLSTGPIQENAVLVWDEGGQGFLIDPGDDAERLLAWVREHGVQVQAILLTHAHFDHIGAVQPLREQLQVPVYLHPADRPLYQLGEASAARWNLPFVQPADPDHDIVQDQLFEAGTLRLRARELPGHAPGHVVFVAEAEQGSGFAVVGDTLFQGSIGRTDLPGGDHPLLIGGIRRELLGLPDDTVIYPGHGAPTRIGAERASNPFLR, encoded by the coding sequence ATGACCCGTTCCCGCTTTCCTGCCCCCACCAGCTACGGCCGCCTGCGGGTGGCCAGCCTGTCCACCGGCCCGATTCAGGAGAACGCGGTGCTGGTCTGGGACGAGGGCGGCCAGGGCTTCCTGATCGACCCGGGCGACGACGCCGAGCGGCTGCTCGCCTGGGTGCGTGAACACGGGGTACAGGTGCAGGCGATCCTGCTGACGCACGCGCACTTCGACCACATCGGGGCGGTCCAGCCGCTGCGCGAACAGCTGCAGGTGCCGGTGTACCTGCACCCGGCCGACCGGCCGCTCTACCAGCTGGGCGAGGCGTCCGCGGCGCGCTGGAACCTGCCGTTCGTGCAGCCGGCCGACCCGGACCACGACATCGTGCAGGACCAGCTGTTCGAGGCGGGCACGCTGCGGCTGCGGGCCCGCGAGCTGCCCGGACACGCGCCGGGGCACGTGGTGTTCGTGGCAGAAGCGGAGCAGGGCAGCGGCTTTGCGGTGGTGGGCGACACGCTGTTTCAGGGGAGCATCGGGCGCACCGACCTGCCGGGCGGCGACCATCCACTGCTGATCGGGGGCATTCGGCGCGAACTGCTGGGCCTGCCGGACGACACGGTGATCTATCCGGGCCACGGCGCGCCGACCCGCATCGGGGCCGAGCGTGCCAGCAACCCGTTTCTGCGCTGA
- the fabZ gene encoding 3-hydroxyacyl-ACP dehydratase FabZ yields MTESSASPAFPMDIQQVLATLPHRFPFVMVDRVLSAGDGTVHAIKNVSVNEPHFQGHFPSEPVMPGVLIVEALAQASMFCLPLEPGTIGYLAGVEGARFKRKVVPGDTLHLHVQLDYFRRGLGKTICRAEVDGVVAAEAQILFAVGR; encoded by the coding sequence ATGACTGAATCCTCTGCTTCCCCTGCCTTCCCCATGGACATCCAGCAGGTGCTGGCCACCCTGCCGCACCGCTTTCCCTTCGTGATGGTGGACCGGGTGCTCAGCGCCGGCGACGGCACCGTGCACGCCATCAAGAACGTCTCGGTCAACGAGCCGCACTTTCAGGGTCACTTTCCCAGTGAGCCGGTGATGCCGGGCGTGCTGATCGTGGAGGCGCTGGCGCAGGCCAGCATGTTCTGCCTGCCGCTCGAACCCGGCACCATCGGCTACCTCGCCGGGGTGGAGGGGGCCCGCTTCAAGCGCAAGGTGGTGCCGGGCGACACGCTGCACCTGCACGTGCAGCTGGACTACTTCCGGCGCGGCCTGGGCAAGACCATCTGCCGCGCCGAGGTGGACGGCGTGGTGGCGGCCGAGGCCCAGATCCTGTTCGCGGTGGGCCGGTGA
- a CDS encoding N-formylglutamate amidohydrolase: MSQDLLILTPHSSGAVPASVLHAMLGDRLWNTAEREALLRRLFLDGDPYTDLIFLVPGARTLNAPWSRFVVDLNRERDDRSDNGVVKRGGFDRQPLYPEAAQPDHQEMEARLRRYWDTFERQVTAELPGARLMIVGHCMAAFGPKLGPDEGRPRPALTLMVGEPDQPTFPPSLVPALQQAAQQAFADVLAGAAVQEVAVGVPWASDTLSLQHSRRSGVPAFGLEVNAGLYLNAQGEPDDAALQGLNAAFRQFAQAALQLL, translated from the coding sequence ATGTCTCAAGACCTGCTGATCCTGACGCCCCACAGCAGCGGCGCGGTGCCCGCCTCCGTGCTGCACGCCATGCTGGGCGACCGGCTGTGGAACACGGCGGAACGCGAGGCCCTGCTGCGGCGGCTGTTTCTGGACGGCGATCCGTACACCGACCTGATCTTTCTGGTGCCGGGTGCCCGCACGCTCAACGCGCCGTGGTCGCGCTTTGTGGTGGACCTGAACCGCGAACGCGACGACCGCAGCGACAATGGGGTGGTCAAGCGCGGCGGATTCGACCGTCAGCCGCTGTATCCGGAGGCGGCCCAGCCGGATCACCAGGAAATGGAAGCGCGGCTGCGGCGCTACTGGGACACTTTTGAGCGGCAGGTCACGGCGGAGCTGCCCGGCGCCCGGCTGATGATCGTGGGGCACTGCATGGCCGCCTTCGGCCCGAAGCTGGGCCCGGACGAGGGCCGGCCCCGGCCCGCGCTGACGCTGATGGTGGGCGAGCCGGACCAGCCGACCTTTCCGCCCTCGCTGGTTCCGGCACTCCAGCAGGCCGCTCAGCAGGCATTTGCGGACGTGCTGGCGGGCGCTGCGGTGCAGGAGGTGGCGGTGGGCGTGCCGTGGGCCAGCGACACCCTGAGCCTGCAGCATTCCCGGCGCAGCGGCGTGCCGGCCTTCGGGCTGGAGGTCAATGCCGGTCTGTACCTGAACGCCCAGGGTGAGCCGGACGATGCGGCGCTCCAGGGCCTGAACGCGGCCTTCCGGCAGTTCGCGCAGGCGGCGCTGCAGCTGCTCTGA
- a CDS encoding DUF4188 domain-containing protein — MTQTAAVSRPSAAARSAERLTAELDGDFVVFLIGMQINRPWKVGSWLPVAMAMPRMLRELAQQPELGCLASWGSGLSVIQYWRSAEQLQAYAHAQSQQHLPAWREFNRRARTAAGDVGIWHETFRVRAGEYETIYVGTAPRGLGQAGRLLPASGRRSSAAGRLQGAATSASENPAPASL, encoded by the coding sequence ATGACCCAGACAGCAGCAGTTTCGAGGCCTTCGGCAGCGGCCAGGTCCGCAGAGCGGCTCACCGCCGAGCTGGACGGCGACTTCGTGGTGTTCCTGATCGGCATGCAGATCAACCGGCCGTGGAAGGTCGGCTCCTGGCTGCCGGTGGCGATGGCCATGCCCCGGATGCTGCGCGAGCTGGCCCAGCAGCCGGAACTCGGCTGCCTGGCCAGCTGGGGCAGCGGGCTGAGCGTGATCCAGTACTGGCGCAGCGCCGAGCAGCTGCAGGCGTATGCCCACGCCCAGAGCCAGCAGCACCTGCCCGCCTGGCGCGAGTTCAATCGCCGGGCCCGCACGGCGGCCGGCGACGTGGGCATCTGGCACGAGACCTTCCGGGTCCGCGCGGGCGAATACGAGACGATCTACGTGGGCACGGCCCCGCGTGGCCTCGGGCAGGCGGGGCGGCTGCTGCCCGCCAGCGGCCGGCGCAGCAGCGCGGCCGGCCGCCTGCAGGGCGCCGCTACTTCTGCGTCAGAAAATCCGGCGCCCGCTTCTCTTTGA
- a CDS encoding rod shape-determining protein: protein MRFSEDIGIDLGTATFLIYSKSRGLVLQEPSVIAMTRDTKEVLAVGEEAYRMLGRTPGNIVAVRPIKDGVIADEGLTEKMITMFLHKVRGGAGRWLGLGPQLMVGVPSGVSDVERRAVLRAALNSGAKKSFLIEEPLAAAIGAGLKIAEPVGSMVVDIGGGSTDVAVISLGGIVVSESLRVAGNEFDESIIRYVRRTHNVMIGERTAEEIKVKVGAATLLTDADNLVAEVRGRDLVNGLPKTISLESRDVVEALEEPVMKIVEGVKRVLEITPPELVSDIIDRGIVMTGGGSLLRNFDDLLRQATGIPVAVAENATEAVAVGTGMALEMIHLLRHHLVSSDNYLRR from the coding sequence GTGAGATTTTCTGAAGACATTGGCATTGACCTGGGAACCGCCACCTTTCTGATCTACAGCAAGAGCCGGGGCCTGGTGTTGCAGGAACCGAGCGTGATCGCGATGACGCGCGACACCAAGGAAGTGCTGGCAGTGGGCGAGGAAGCCTACCGCATGCTGGGGCGCACCCCCGGCAACATCGTGGCGGTGCGGCCCATCAAGGACGGCGTGATCGCCGACGAGGGCCTGACCGAGAAGATGATCACCATGTTCCTGCACAAGGTGCGCGGCGGGGCAGGCCGCTGGCTGGGCCTGGGGCCGCAGCTGATGGTGGGGGTGCCCAGCGGCGTCAGCGACGTGGAGCGCCGCGCCGTGCTGCGCGCCGCGCTGAACAGCGGAGCCAAGAAAAGCTTCCTGATCGAGGAGCCGCTGGCGGCAGCCATCGGGGCAGGCCTCAAGATTGCCGAGCCGGTGGGCAGCATGGTGGTGGACATCGGCGGTGGCAGCACCGACGTGGCGGTCATCTCGCTGGGCGGCATCGTGGTGAGTGAATCGCTGCGGGTGGCCGGCAACGAGTTCGATGAGAGCATCATCCGCTACGTGCGGCGCACCCACAACGTGATGATCGGCGAGCGCACCGCCGAGGAGATCAAGGTCAAGGTGGGGGCCGCCACGCTGCTCACCGACGCCGACAACCTAGTGGCCGAGGTGCGCGGCCGCGACCTGGTGAACGGCCTGCCCAAGACTATCAGCCTGGAAAGCCGCGACGTGGTCGAGGCGCTCGAAGAGCCGGTCATGAAGATCGTGGAGGGCGTGAAGCGGGTGCTGGAGATCACGCCGCCGGAGCTGGTCAGCGACATCATCGACCGCGGCATCGTGATGACCGGCGGCGGCTCGCTGCTGCGCAACTTCGACGACCTGCTGCGCCAGGCCACCGGCATTCCGGTGGCGGTGGCCGAGAACGCCACCGAGGCGGTGGCGGTCGGCACCGGCATGGCGCTGGAAATGATCCACCTGCTGCGCCACCACCTGGTGAGCAGCGACAACTACCTAAGACGCTGA
- a CDS encoding response regulator transcription factor — translation MSHVVVVEDEGTVREVLRFHLERAGLRVSAFETASPAWDTLPGADLLVLDWMLPGESGLQLLRRLRQDPERRRLPVLMLTARAAEAERVEGLESGADDYLTKPFSAAELVARVRALLRRTQADVPTQLSNGPLQIDLSAAEARLGAVRLNLTRREFDLLAFLTQHAGRVYARTELLDRVWGADFLGGERTVDQHITQLRSHLSDDPAQPTFLETVRGKGYRMRPWSTVEAQSV, via the coding sequence ATGAGCCATGTGGTGGTCGTCGAGGACGAGGGCACGGTGCGCGAGGTGCTGCGCTTTCATCTGGAGCGGGCCGGACTGCGGGTCAGCGCCTTCGAGACGGCCTCGCCCGCCTGGGACACGCTGCCCGGCGCCGACCTGCTGGTGCTGGACTGGATGCTGCCGGGCGAGAGTGGCCTGCAGCTGCTGCGGCGGCTGCGTCAGGACCCGGAGCGGCGGCGGCTGCCGGTGCTGATGCTGACCGCCCGCGCCGCCGAGGCCGAGCGGGTGGAGGGGCTGGAAAGTGGGGCCGACGACTACCTGACCAAACCGTTCAGCGCCGCCGAGCTGGTGGCGCGGGTGCGGGCGCTGCTGCGGCGCACCCAGGCGGACGTGCCCACGCAGCTGAGCAACGGACCGCTGCAGATTGACCTGTCGGCGGCCGAGGCGCGGCTCGGCGCGGTGCGGCTGAACCTGACCCGCCGCGAATTCGATCTGCTGGCGTTCCTGACCCAGCACGCCGGCCGGGTGTACGCCCGCACCGAGCTGCTGGACCGGGTCTGGGGCGCGGACTTTCTGGGCGGCGAGCGCACCGTGGACCAGCACATCACCCAGCTGCGCTCCCACCTCTCGGATGATCCGGCCCAACCGACCTTTCTGGAGACGGTGCGCGGCAAGGGCTACCGGATGCGGCCCTGGAGCACGGTCGAGGCGCAGAGCGTATGA
- a CDS encoding sensor histidine kinase — protein sequence MTQPSEGQPGPRLPCPDDHWMDLLPQAVVLYQGGLVTRLNAAATRLWGVSSERASGRPLLEVLRRHTLEALAERGGELELDVAGRALRCQAALSQGGGTLIVEDVTEHRRREAELREAAAILSHEFRTPVAGLRGVLEALEYAMPPELQQNFVRQGLSEVERLARLVEDLAVGFRPTRARTFPISEAFVRAERLLAQDLSSTGTRLSFGEDHLVRADPDKLLQVLLNLIENAMKYGPRGGPVTVETRARGSFVEVAVLDEGAPVPDTENIFRAHTRGPNASGNGSGMGLYIVRSVVQGWGGQAWAERRVRDGQEPHNAFCFTLPTVAGMM from the coding sequence ATGACGCAGCCGTCAGAGGGCCAGCCGGGCCCCCGCCTCCCCTGCCCCGACGACCACTGGATGGACCTGCTGCCGCAGGCGGTGGTGCTGTACCAAGGGGGACTGGTCACGCGGCTGAACGCGGCGGCCACCCGGCTGTGGGGCGTGTCCAGCGAGCGGGCCAGCGGCCGGCCACTGCTGGAGGTGCTGCGGCGGCACACCTTGGAGGCGCTGGCCGAACGCGGCGGCGAACTGGAGCTGGACGTGGCGGGCCGCGCCCTGCGCTGTCAGGCGGCGCTGTCGCAGGGCGGCGGCACCCTGATCGTGGAGGACGTGACCGAACACCGCCGCCGCGAGGCCGAACTGCGCGAGGCCGCCGCCATCCTGTCGCACGAGTTCCGCACGCCGGTGGCGGGGCTGCGCGGGGTGCTGGAGGCGCTGGAATACGCGATGCCGCCGGAGCTGCAGCAGAACTTCGTGCGGCAGGGGCTGTCGGAGGTGGAGCGGCTGGCCCGGCTGGTGGAGGACCTGGCGGTGGGGTTCCGGCCCACCCGCGCGCGCACCTTCCCGATCAGCGAGGCGTTTGTGCGCGCCGAACGGCTGCTGGCCCAGGACCTCAGCAGCACGGGCACCCGGCTGAGTTTCGGCGAGGACCACCTGGTGCGCGCCGACCCGGACAAGCTGCTGCAGGTGCTGCTCAACCTGATCGAGAACGCCATGAAGTATGGGCCGCGCGGCGGGCCGGTCACGGTGGAAACCCGCGCGCGCGGCAGCTTCGTGGAGGTGGCGGTGCTGGATGAGGGCGCCCCGGTCCCCGACACCGAGAACATCTTCCGGGCCCACACCCGTGGCCCCAACGCCAGCGGCAACGGCAGCGGCATGGGGCTGTACATCGTGCGCAGCGTGGTGCAGGGCTGGGGCGGTCAGGCCTGGGCCGAGCGCCGCGTCCGCGACGGCCAGGAACCGCACAACGCCTTCTGCTTCACCCTGCCCACCGTGGCAGGGATGATGTAA